ATGATCGACATCCCCTGGACGCCGGAGACGGCGTCCTTGGCCTGGAGCATCTTGACGCCCATGATCTCCGTGACGTTCTTGCCCACAAAGGCCGCCAGGATGAGGCCGAAGGCGACGATGAGCAGCGAGGTCCACCAGAATGCCTTGGTGGTGTGCAGCTTGGTCCACTCGGCGCGAAGCGTATTGAGAAACATGTATTGATTCCTTCCCTGTTACTTTCGCACCCGGTGGCTGCCCGCCCGGCGGGGCGCTGGCTTGCCTGCGAGGCTGCCCTGCTCCGGGGTGATCGTCGAGTGGTACTGGACGGCGTCGCCGGTCAGCTGCATGAACGCTTCCTCCAGCGAGGCGTGGCGCTGCTCGAGCAGCGCGAGCTCTATGCCCTTCTCGAAGGCAATGGCGCCAACCTCGTCGGAGGTGCGCTCCGGGATGGTGAGCGTGGGGCGCTCCTCCTCGTCGGTGCCCTCCTGGACCTCGAAGCCGCGGCTAATAAGCTCGTCTCGGAGCGTGCCGAGGTCGCCCGCGCGCACGACGACGGCGGTGCTGGCGTAGTTCTTGATGAACTCGTACGTCGTGGAGTTGGCCACGAGCTTGCCGCGGCCGATGACCACGAGCTCGTCGGCGGTCTGCGACATCTCCGACAGCAGGTGGGAGCTGACCAGCACGGTGCGTCCCTGCTCCGCGAGCGAGCGCAGGAAGTCGCGCACCCAGCGGATGCCCTCGGGGTCGAGGCCGTTGACCGGCTCGTCGAGGATGAGGACCTCGGGGTCGCCGAGCAGCGCGGCGGCGAGGCCTAGGCGCTGGCCCATGCCGAGCGAGAACCCGCCCGCCTTCTTGCCCGCGACGTCGCTCAACCCAACCAGCCCCAGGACCTCCTCCACGCGGGAGGTGGGGATGCCGTTGGTCTGGGCGATCCACTTGAGGTGGTTGGCGGCGCTGCGATTGGGGTGGACTGCCTTGGCGTCGATAAGCGCCCCAACGGTGCGAAGCGGCTGCTTGAGCCTGCGGTAGGCGGTGCCGTCGATGGTGGCGGTGCCGGCTGTGGGCGTGTCGAGCCCCAAGATCATCCGCATCGTGGTCGACTTGCCCGCACCATTGGGGCCGAGAAAGCCGGTGACGATGCCGGGTTTCACGTCAAAGGTGAGGTCGTCGACGGCACGCACCGCGCCGTATTGCTTGGTCAAGCCGCGCACTTCAATCATGCCCACCAGTCTGGCACAGGTTAACCCGCGCCCGCCGGGGCGAGCTGAAGGTTTCGCTCACAGCGAACGCCGCGCTAGGCGCCGAGCGCCTCGATGAGCAGGTCCTTGACCCGCGGCCACGACTTGGCGAAGGCGGGCATGAGGTCGAGCGCCGCCACCTGGTCGACGGGCACCCAGCGCAACTCGCAGGACTCCTCGTTGGCGGTGGTGGCGAGCTCGCCCGGCGCGAGCGCGAAGACGGTGGTGTAGGTCCAGCCGCCCGCGAGCGAGGGCCGGGCAGGGTCGGAGGCGAAGGGCCCCGCGGTCACGGCCCAGGACAGCACGCGGTAGGAATCGGGGCTGATGCCGGTCTCCTCCTCGACCTCGCGGCCCGCGGCCTCGGCGACGGTCTCGTGCTCCTCGCGCGCGCCGCCCGGCAGCGCCCAGGTGTCCCCGTTGCTGGTCCAGGCCGCGCGGTGCTGCATGAGGATGACCCAGCCGTCCTCCCCCGGCGCGGCCAGCGCGAGGCCCGCGGCGCCGTGGCGCCCCCACATGCGCGCGCCGCCCGGGCCCGCCGCCCAGCCTTCCCCGTGGAAAGACGCGCTCAAGCTCTCGATTCCAGCCATGTTTCCCAGCATAAGCGTTTTCGCTTGTCGACGGTTACCTTCGGCTTGCGGCCGAACGCGTCACGATTAACCCCATAGCATTACTCCCGTCACATCGGTATCGGTTATGCTGGGGAAAAGCGCGTCCCCTCCCCGGAGGGCGCAAGTTTTTCTATCCTGGTAAGAAGGTGTCGGCCACGGTGGGCTCACACCTAGTGAGAAAAGTAGGCATGGATGTCCGAAGATGAGGATTTCGGTCAGCGCCGGAGCCGCGAGGACCACGACAGCTTCAGCCCCGGTGTGGGAACCCCCACCGGGGATTTCATGCTGCATACCTTGAGCCCCATGCGCCCGGTGCCCACCAACGCCGAAGACAACTGGATGGACCGCTTCGCGGACACCCGCGCCCAGCGCCGCACGCTGGCCCAGGAGCTGTGGCACGACTCCATCACCATGCCAATCAACTGGGCCACCCGGTTCTTCGAGCTCCTGCGCACCACGCCCGGCAAGATGACCTTCATGGTCGTGACCGTCTCCCTCGCCATCGTGGCCGCGGGCCTGTCCATGTCCCAGACCTCCGCGGATCGCCGCGCGGCGCTCGACACCCTCATGAATAACACCGAGCCGGTCAGCTACACCGCCCACCGGCTCTACACCTCGCTCTCGCTGGCGGACACCACCGCGACCGTGGGGTTTGTGCGCTCGGGCATTCAGTCGGAGAGCACGCGCACCCGCTACACGCAGGCCTATCAGGAGGCGGCGACGGC
This is a stretch of genomic DNA from Corynebacterium vitaeruminis DSM 20294. It encodes these proteins:
- a CDS encoding ABC transporter ATP-binding protein encodes the protein MIEVRGLTKQYGAVRAVDDLTFDVKPGIVTGFLGPNGAGKSTTMRMILGLDTPTAGTATIDGTAYRRLKQPLRTVGALIDAKAVHPNRSAANHLKWIAQTNGIPTSRVEEVLGLVGLSDVAGKKAGGFSLGMGQRLGLAAALLGDPEVLILDEPVNGLDPEGIRWVRDFLRSLAEQGRTVLVSSHLLSEMSQTADELVVIGRGKLVANSTTYEFIKNYASTAVVVRAGDLGTLRDELISRGFEVQEGTDEEERPTLTIPERTSDEVGAIAFEKGIELALLEQRHASLEEAFMQLTGDAVQYHSTITPEQGSLAGKPAPRRAGSHRVRK
- a CDS encoding NUDIX domain-containing protein translates to MAGIESLSASFHGEGWAAGPGGARMWGRHGAAGLALAAPGEDGWVILMQHRAAWTSNGDTWALPGGAREEHETVAEAAGREVEEETGISPDSYRVLSWAVTAGPFASDPARPSLAGGWTYTTVFALAPGELATTANEESCELRWVPVDQVAALDLMPAFAKSWPRVKDLLIEALGA